GTCTCGCTGGCGATCGGCAGCGGCTCCGCGAAGAGGCGCACGCTGACGCGGCTCTCGTCGCAGATGTGGCCCAGGTCGGCGGCCAACCCGTCGGACACGTCGATCATGGCATGAGCCAGCCCGCTCTGCGCGATCAGGCGGCCCTCGCGCACGCGCGGCGTCGGCGTCTGCGCAGCGCGCAGGCAGAAATCGCGTGCGGCCGGCTGCACCGGTACGTCGCGGCTGGTCGCCAGCAGGTCGGTGCCGCAGCAGGCCGCGCCGAGGTTGCCGGTCACCAGCACGACGTCGTCCTCGCGCGCGCCGGAACGGCCGACGATCTGCTGCGGATCGCACTCGCCGAGCAGGGTAACGTCGATGACGATTTCGGTCGCGCCGGAGAGGTTGCCGCCGACGATGTGCGCGTCAAACTGCGATGCCTCGTCGACCATGCCGCGATACAATTCATCCACGAACTCGACGTCGAGGTCGTTGGGCAGGCCGAGCGAAACGAGCGCGTAGCGCGGCGCGCCGCCCATCGCGGCGATGTCGCTCAGGTTGACGGCCAGCGCCTTGCGCCCGATCTGGTACGGCGTCGACCACTCGCGACGGAAGTGGCGCCCTTCGACCTGCGCGT
This is a stretch of genomic DNA from Chloroflexota bacterium. It encodes these proteins:
- the thiL gene encoding thiamine-phosphate kinase; translation: MKISDIGEFKLIERIRAKLPPAPAGVVTGLGDDTAVMRPSAGAYLLATCDAQVEGRHFRREWSTPYQIGRKALAVNLSDIAAMGGAPRYALVSLGLPNDLDVEFVDELYRGMVDEASQFDAHIVGGNLSGATEIVIDVTLLGECDPQQIVGRSGAREDDVVLVTGNLGAACCGTDLLATSRDVPVQPAARDFCLRAAQTPTPRVREGRLIAQSGLAHAMIDVSDGLAADLGHICDESRVSVRLFAEPLPIASETVEVAFAVGRDPLDPALHGGEDYELLVVAPRADAPRLIELVQSQTGTPLTVIGDIIPVQEARTFIRGNGRMIPLHARGWNHFK